The Syntrophales bacterium nucleotide sequence GCCGTATTCATGGCGCCGATGATGTAAAGGTTACGGGGTACCACGAATTCCTGTCTGGAATATGGCAACTGCGCCCGAAGCTCGTTTGGCGCTCCTTTGCGTTTGTCCTCTTCAATAAGAGCAATCAGTTCGCCAAAGATGCTGGCCACATTGCCGCGGTTGATCTCGTCGATGAGAAGCGCGTAGTTGTGATCGGGGTCATCCGAGGCCCGGTTGACCATATTCTTGAAGATTCCCGGCTTGACTTCGTAGGTCAGAGTTTCGTTCACCTCTGCGGACATTAAGGGTTTGATGCCCTCAACGAAGTCCTCATAACAGTAAGATTGATGGAATGTAACGTATTCGTAACGCTTGATCTCTTTGGTAACTGGTTTGAATTCTCGAAACATCTTCAGTCTTACGATCAATTCTGGCAATTGCTCCTCAACCATTTCTCGGTCTACGGTCCAGACGGATTGCTCATCTTTTGAGAAGATCAGCGGTTCATCCCGTTGTGCATTTTTCACATTGGGGCAGTCCATCTTTGTATGAATCTGTAACCAGGACCAAATTGTGTTCTTAGGGTTCTGATTTGCCTGGCGGCGAATTTTGGCTTGCAGCAAGGGGTGGTCAAAGATGGTGGACACCTTCGCCGGTCCCAAATCATAGAGGACGATGACGATCACCTGCAACCAGGTCAGCTCTCCGGCCATTTCCTTGGCAAACTGATCCCGAGTTACCATCTGACTCTCAGTAAAGCGTGTCATATACTCATTGCGGAGGGCGTGTGTCTTCCCTGTGCCTGGGGGACCGTAGAGGATAGTATTGAGAGCTGGTAACGGTTTGCTGTCTGTGGGAACCTGAACGTCTATTCCTAAAACAAGACCCTGAATGCCTTTAAAATGGGCTTCCGTGATTTTCAGGTTTGTTCCTTGCCTACCCGCCGGGAAATCTGAAAACCCGTGCAGAGCATCAAGTTCTGCTCTGAGTACAGGGGCGTTCCACAGATTCTTGTCGATGCGGATTATTACACCTTCTGAAGCGCCCTTCTCAGTCGGTTTTATCCAGTAGGAAACCTCCTTGGCATCTTCCTCAGAAACCTGCACTTCAGACATTACTGTTGCAAGTCCATAGCAGCCGCTGTTTTTTCCTGTTACCCAGATGATGACTCTGTCGCCCGTTTTGATTTCTTTCTTGTGTTGGTTAACCGACCATGTTTTCAATGCCCCATCCCGCAAAGCGCCGATCACATCGTAGTCCTTTGGATTGCCTTGGAAGATCCAGTAGCGCGGCTCATGCGTTTCGCTCTCTGTCTTCGTTAACATCCCAGCAGCCATTCTCCGACCTTCCTCATTTCCCACAAGGAATTCGTTAAGAGCATCGGTGCGGTAAAAATTTTCAAACTGAGGGAACCAATTGATGAGTTGCTGCTGCGCCTCGCGGACAACTTGGTAGCGTTTCACTATATCCGCCGGTAGGGTGATGTCGAAAAGCGCCAATGAGTCGGCGGTCTTGTTGTTGAGGATGGAGAAACTTTTTTTGTCTACCCGGTTCAGATAGATGGTTGCGAGGCCGATGCCGAAATATTTGAAGGCTTTCGTTTCGGCAAGCCATTTCGACTCATCGAAATCGGAGTCGAATGGATTAAAAACGAACGGATGAAATTGTTCATAATTGGTTTCAATGGTCTGCCGAAACTTAGTGCTCGACCGTTGACCACCGCTCTGTAAGTGACCACCTTCGTGAGCGAACTTGTAGAAGAAATTGATAAAATCGGATTTGGACAATCCGGAAAGATAGTTCTTTGTAATCGTGTCGCTGTAATAGTCCTCGTTCTTGGAATGGGGATTGCTCTCGAACCATTTAAAGAATGCATCGATCAGTTCTTGAGGTGGCTTTTTCATGGGTTATCCTCCTAATCGGGTGTTCGCAGTCGATGTCCGCCCGCCGTACGCGGACCATCCTTATTCCCGCCATCATTTCCTACCCGTAATCAAATTGACTACGACTTTCGCCAGAACGTCTTTCTCTTCCGGCTTACTTTCTGCAATCATCAGCGTGATGGCGACCAGAGCATTGTCGGCAATGTGCCGGGAGCCGTCGGCGCAATAAAGGATACCGTTCTTCTCCATGAACCAGAGAAACAAGGCGGCGGCAATGCGCTTGTTGCCATCCACGAAACTATGGTTCTTTACCAGAAAATAAAGAAGATGCGCGGCCTTTTCTTCAAGGCTCGGATAGAGGTCTCTCCCGTCGAACGTCTGCATCACCGCCCCAAGCGAACCAGGCAGGCTGCCGTCTTTCTCTCTGCCAAAGAGCTCTGATCCTCCGAATTTGCAGCGCAACTGCTCGATAACGATTAAAGCCTCCTGATAATCAATACCTTTTGCCGCTGCCTTCTTCAAACGGGCAAGTGAAACCCGCTGGTGATCGTAATCGTCCAATAAGTCAAGGGCATAAGAATAATCCGTCACCACATGGAGAAGCGCCCTGGCCTGGTCTGATGTCACATCATACCGGTCCAGGACCTGGCCGACCAGCTTAAGGGACTGGCGTAGTTCCTTTAAGCGGCGCTGGTTAACGGAATACCCCTTCAGAATATGGTCGCGCAAGGTCTGCGTCGCCCAGATGCGGAACTGTGTGCCGCGCTTGGAGTTGACGCGATAGCCCACGGAGAGGATGGCATCGAGGTTGAAGTTTTCGACCTGATAGGTTTTGCCGTCAGCGGCAGTTGTTGCAAAAAATGCAACAACTGAATCGCGCACCAACTCCTGTGATGAAAATACATTACGCAAGTGACGGGAAATAACCGATTTGTCGCGATCGAAGAGGGATGCTATCTGGTTTAAATTCAACCATAATGTGTCCTTTTCCAGCCGGACATCGAGACTTATCGTGCCGTCCGGGTTGTTGTAAAGCACTACGGCGCCGGTGCTATGTTTGCTGAGCGGTTCACTATGGATGCCGGATTGCTTCTTCATCACAACCCTCCAGTGCGGTTGATCATTTCAGTGCGGGATGGATCCATTGACAATCAAACCCCATTCTTTATTTACACTGCCCTTTGCACACTTCCAATCTGAAATCAATGAGGTCGCCCCAATGGGTATCGTATCGACTTGTATTTGCAGTGAATTTAAAATATAATTGAACAAAAAGGTATTTACATGTTTAGCGGCTCAGTTTAGCTCCAGCTATACGGTTTAAGCTGACGCCTGATTCCGCTGCCTGAATAGCAAGATTCCTATGAATTTCAGGAGGGACACGAACCATGAATTTACCGCTATATCTTTTACAGGCTATCGGTTGCGGGACTGCCTCACCGGCATGCGTCATATCGTTGATAACACTCTCAATGGTCTTACGAATACCCTTCAAGGCCGACTCAGGCGTCTTATCCAACCAGCTCAAACTCGGGAACTCGGTGCATAAACCGACATATTCTTGATCATCATCAGACCAAGTTACGCGGTAAGTATAACGATCATTTTTCAGTGGCATCTTCAACCTCCAACTTGTCAATAGCCAAAAGTACCTGCTTTACCTGGTAGGCCCTGGCCTTATTATTCTGTATGTTGATCCGTGGGTCTCCTTGCCAAGGCATCTTGTATACGTGGTGACTTCCATCCATTTGGCGCGCCTGCCCGAAATAATAAATACAGACTTTGCTTAAGTCAGCAAAGCGAACGTCCGCGGGTTTATTTTTCATCTGTATCAGAATATCTTCAACCTTGGCCATGTTTTTATAGTATCAATATTGATATTTATGTGAAGCCGTTTATTTCAGCCCTGACCTCTGCGCATTTCCATCGGAATTCATTGGATTCGATTCATGAGCTAAATCGTTGACTTGTATTGAAGTCTTGGATGATTCAAAAAAAGAAAGCCTGTTGCTTACAGGAAGCACAAAAGCCCCCGCTCCTCCCTCAAAAATGCCACATTTCAAGCACAATATCCTTGATATACCTTGATGCAATTGCAAAACCATTTGTCATTCCCGAAAGCGAAGCTTAATGTTCATAATGTTTCTATCCCCGATAACAGCATTCGGGGACGAATATGGTTTTTCAAGCAGTTAGAACCAGATTATGAACATTAAACTTCGTTTTCCCGCTCAGAATCGTTGCGGGAATGACAAGAATGGGGAGTTTTGCGATTACCTCTACCTTGTTAAAAAAATTGCAACTTTGAACAGTGTATTTGAACAGCTTCAAAAAAATCCCAAAGCGCCTATCGCTCCAATATTAAGGGCAACGCCAAAGGCATCCATTCCCCTGCTCATTGATTGCCAATGGGTTCCCTGCCAGTAGAGACGGTGGCAGGCGGGGCATTCGGCAAAATGGTCCTGGGTGAGGAACACGTAGGGCGGGACACGGTCCTTCACCGTTTCTTTAGTACGTCCTTCCAGCCGCCGGTTGCATTCCAGGCAGATGGTGAAAGGACGGAGGCAGCCTTTTTCCAATTTTAAGGCGCGGATGACCTGCTGCACCTGTGCCGTAAAATGGTCGCTCTCAATGAGGACAGCCTTGATATGTCCAGCCACAATGACACGGCGTTTCATAATTCGCCGGTCACGGGTCAGAAGTATGCGTTTTTCATCCAAGGCAGCGGCGACTATCGCGGCATCGTCGGCGCCGGTAAAGAGGAGGGCATCAAAACCTGCCATGCGCAGCCACTTTGCCATTTTGCCCACATTATTATCGACGATAAATTTAAGCTCGGCGTCAATCATCTTAGTAACGGCGGCGGAATTTGCACCTTTCGAACCATATTCAACGCTCTGGTCCGAACAATCAGATGGCATATTAGTATTTTGTTGGCGTCCTTTCAAGAGCATTAATGTTTGTGTCATCCTTGTTTGAATAAAAGCAATTGATTATTTTTGGAAATTAGTTCACCCTCCGCCGATCTTTCATAACGCAAAAAAGGTGAGGACGTTTCCATTTGATCTTTAATTTTTAAAACTTTTGAGGGTTAAAGAGTGCACGCAAAACTCGATAACATCGCGATCGTCCTGAAGAGCCCGAAGTTTGCCGGGAATGTCGGCTCGGCGGCGCGGTGCGCCAAAAATATGGGCATAGCGGAGCTGATTGTTGTCGGCAACCGGGAGCTCGACGACGAGGAAATGCGCAAGATGGCGACCCATGTCGCGGGCGATATCGTCGATGGCATCCGCCATTATGACACGCTCGACGAGGCGCTGGCCGAATTCAACTGGGTGGTTGGGACGACGGCGCGGCAGGGGTGGGGGCGCGGGCCGGTGGTCTCGCCGCGGCAAATGGCCGAGCAGATCGTTAATGTGTCGCAAAAAAACCGGGTCGCCCTCCTCTTCGGCCCGGAGGACGCGGGGCTGACCAACGACGATTTGCGCTTCTGCCAGACGCTGGTCTCGATTCCGACCGCCGGCTTCAAATCGCTGAATCTCTCCCAGGCGACGATGGTCGTCTGCTACGAAATATTTGTCGCCCAACGGGAAGAAGCCGCCGGATTTAAACAAAAACTCGCCGAAGCAAGGGAACTGGACGGCATGTACGCCCACCTGCAGGCAACCCTGTCGGCAATAGGCTTCCTGCTGCCGGAGAATCCCGATTACTGGATGACCCATATCCGCCGCCTCTTTTCCCGCACCACGCTGCTGGCGCGGGAGGTAAAAATCATTCGGGGCATCTGCCGCCAGATCGAGTGGTACGGCGACCACAAGGAGCGGAAAACACCCCTGTTTTGAGCTTAGCGCCCCGTCGCAAGCGGGTAAGACTTATAAAAAATAACTGAAATTCGCAGAAGGTTTTCACATGACGAAAATACTCATTATCTATCACTCGCAGACGGGAAACACCGCAAAAATGGCGCAGGCCGTCGCCGCTGGGGCCCGCCTCATTGACAATACGGAGGTTCTGCTAAGAAGGGCGCAGGAGGCCTCCTTGGATGATCTGCTGGCGGCGGATGGTCTGGCAATTGGCACTCCGGAATACTTCGGATATATGTCGGGAATGATAAAGGATTTCTTTGACCGTACCTTTTATCCCGCCCAGGAAAAGGTTTTCAGAAAACCGTATGCGGTTTTTATCAGCGCCGGCAACGACGGCGCCGGCGCCCTGAAGAGCGTCGAGCGGATCGCCCTGGGCTACAAGTTCAAAAAGGTGTCCGAGCCGGTACTTGCTTGCGGCGTGCCGACTGAGGACGTTCTGGAGCAGTGCCGCAACCTCGGAGGCGTGCTTGCCGGCGGCTGCCAGATGGGAATCTTCTAAGGACAGTGCAGAAGAATTATTGCGTTAAGTATTCGATTGATTTTCATTTAATTATCCGTTAACATCCGTAGCATGTTCACGATCAGATTCAGCAAACAGGCCAATAAAATCAAGGCAAAAATGCCCAAAATCATTGCCGGGCGGATTGACGCCGAGCTTGAATCGATTGCCGAAAATCCCACAACCTATCAAGGGGACTGGAAGCCGCTGCAAGGCTCACCTTTTTGGCGACTGCGCGTAGGGAATTGGCGGGCAATCTGTGAAATTATCAATGACGAACTTATAATCTACGTCCTTAAAATCGGAGCGAGAGGAGACGTTTACAAATGAACATCCAGATCATCGAACATAACGGCGCACCGGAATATGCAATCGTCCCTTTTCGTGAATGGGAAACGATCATCGATCGTTTGGAAGAGATGGAAGATATTCGTGATGCCCGTACGATCTCTGTCGCAATTGCCGGCGGTGAAGAAACCTACCCGCATGAATTCGTCAAGCGCCTGTCGTCAGAGGAAAATCCTCTTAGGGTATGGCGTGAATATAGAAAACTCACACTGGCAACGCTGGCCAAGGAGTGCGGCGTATCAATCCCGGCCCTGTCCCAGATCGAAAACGATAAGCGCACCCCCAGCGTGGATTTGCTGCTGAGGCTCTCAAAGGCGCTCTGCTGCGACATGGAGGACCTGATCCGGGGAGATTAGCGAATGCTTTATCGTTTGATTTTACAGAAAGCTCAGGAATGGCTTGCCTCGGAAAGATGCACGATCCGGCCGCTTCTGGATTACATCAATGCCAACGGCAATTTACGCGAAGCTCAGGTGCAAGCCCTGCTCGTATATTTATTCCTGAAAATCGCCGGCGGGAATAAACGGCTCGGAACATTATTTGCGGAAGGTTTTTTCGCCCGCCCTGAAGACCTCGCTTCCCTGAACATTAATCAAGCCGCCCGGGCTGTTTTTGAAGCGAATCCTGCGTCCAGGGCCTTGTTTGATTTATCCCGTACCCCGCTCAATGGCCCGACGAGTGGCAATGGTCACGGCAAAAAAAATCAAAGAACCCTGTTTCCCGATTTGGAAAAACACCTTCTGGCACACCCACGGGAGACAGATTATTTGGCCATCAGCAAGAAACTTTTTTACAATGTGGAATATCCCGATTTTCTATTCAGCCTCCCGATGGGCGCGGGCAAAACTTTCCTGATGGCTGCCATCATCTATCTGGACCTCTATTTTGCTTTGAATGAGCCGGACAATAAACACTTCGCCCACAATTTTCTGATTCTTGCCCCCTCCGGGCTCAAAAGCTCGATTATTCCGAGCCTTAAAACCATTGAACGCTTTGACCCTTCCTGGATATTGCCTGAACCATCCGCCAGCGCCCTTAAACGCATGATCCGCTTTGAGGTTCTGGATCAGCCCAAATCCGCCAAAAGAAGCAACAAGGCGCGCAATCCCAACGCGCAAAAGATTGCCAATTATCAGCCGTTTGATGCGCTTATGGGGCTTGTCTTGGTTGTCAATGCGG carries:
- a CDS encoding EVE domain-containing protein; the encoded protein is MKKPPQELIDAFFKWFESNPHSKNEDYYSDTITKNYLSGLSKSDFINFFYKFAHEGGHLQSGGQRSSTKFRQTIETNYEQFHPFVFNPFDSDFDESKWLAETKAFKYFGIGLATIYLNRVDKKSFSILNNKTADSLALFDITLPADIVKRYQVVREAQQQLINWFPQFENFYRTDALNEFLVGNEEGRRMAAGMLTKTESETHEPRYWIFQGNPKDYDVIGALRDGALKTWSVNQHKKEIKTGDRVIIWVTGKNSGCYGLATVMSEVQVSEEDAKEVSYWIKPTEKGASEGVIIRIDKNLWNAPVLRAELDALHGFSDFPAGRQGTNLKITEAHFKGIQGLVLGIDVQVPTDSKPLPALNTILYGPPGTGKTHALRNEYMTRFTESQMVTRDQFAKEMAGELTWLQVIVIVLYDLGPAKVSTIFDHPLLQAKIRRQANQNPKNTIWSWLQIHTKMDCPNVKNAQRDEPLIFSKDEQSVWTVDREMVEEQLPELIVRLKMFREFKPVTKEIKRYEYVTFHQSYCYEDFVEGIKPLMSAEVNETLTYEVKPGIFKNMVNRASDDPDHNYALLIDEINRGNVASIFGELIALIEEDKRKGAPNELRAQLPYSRQEFVVPRNLYIIGAMNTADRSVEALDTALRRRFTFVAIPPQPELIQQHGNLEVDLRRLLIKINARIEKLLDKDHCIGHSYFMGIEKKDNPLDELRNIFATRILPLLEEYFYGDPAKIGMVLGERFVTRKDETIEWAAGDWGADEFEERRVYALQDSMTLNDEDFRAVYE
- a CDS encoding virulence RhuM family protein codes for the protein MKKQSGIHSEPLSKHSTGAVVLYNNPDGTISLDVRLEKDTLWLNLNQIASLFDRDKSVISRHLRNVFSSQELVRDSVVAFFATTAADGKTYQVENFNLDAILSVGYRVNSKRGTQFRIWATQTLRDHILKGYSVNQRRLKELRQSLKLVGQVLDRYDVTSDQARALLHVVTDYSYALDLLDDYDHQRVSLARLKKAAAKGIDYQEALIVIEQLRCKFGGSELFGREKDGSLPGSLGAVMQTFDGRDLYPSLEEKAAHLLYFLVKNHSFVDGNKRIAAALFLWFMEKNGILYCADGSRHIADNALVAITLMIAESKPEEKDVLAKVVVNLITGRK
- a CDS encoding type II toxin-antitoxin system HicB family antitoxin; translation: MPLKNDRYTYRVTWSDDDQEYVGLCTEFPSLSWLDKTPESALKGIRKTIESVINDMTHAGEAVPQPIACKRYSGKFMVRVPPEIHRNLAIQAAESGVSLNRIAGAKLSR
- a CDS encoding Mut7-C RNAse domain-containing protein, yielding MAKWLRMAGFDALLFTGADDAAIVAAALDEKRILLTRDRRIMKRRVIVAGHIKAVLIESDHFTAQVQQVIRALKLEKGCLRPFTICLECNRRLEGRTKETVKDRVPPYVFLTQDHFAECPACHRLYWQGTHWQSMSRGMDAFGVALNIGAIGALGFF
- a CDS encoding RNA methyltransferase; the protein is MHAKLDNIAIVLKSPKFAGNVGSAARCAKNMGIAELIVVGNRELDDEEMRKMATHVAGDIVDGIRHYDTLDEALAEFNWVVGTTARQGWGRGPVVSPRQMAEQIVNVSQKNRVALLFGPEDAGLTNDDLRFCQTLVSIPTAGFKSLNLSQATMVVCYEIFVAQREEAAGFKQKLAEARELDGMYAHLQATLSAIGFLLPENPDYWMTHIRRLFSRTTLLAREVKIIRGICRQIEWYGDHKERKTPLF
- a CDS encoding NAD(P)H-dependent oxidoreductase, translated to MTKILIIYHSQTGNTAKMAQAVAAGARLIDNTEVLLRRAQEASLDDLLAADGLAIGTPEYFGYMSGMIKDFFDRTFYPAQEKVFRKPYAVFISAGNDGAGALKSVERIALGYKFKKVSEPVLACGVPTEDVLEQCRNLGGVLAGGCQMGIF
- a CDS encoding type II toxin-antitoxin system RelE/ParE family toxin; translation: MFTIRFSKQANKIKAKMPKIIAGRIDAELESIAENPTTYQGDWKPLQGSPFWRLRVGNWRAICEIINDELIIYVLKIGARGDVYK
- a CDS encoding helix-turn-helix domain-containing protein; this translates as MNIQIIEHNGAPEYAIVPFREWETIIDRLEEMEDIRDARTISVAIAGGEETYPHEFVKRLSSEENPLRVWREYRKLTLATLAKECGVSIPALSQIENDKRTPSVDLLLRLSKALCCDMEDLIRGD